The Spartobacteria bacterium genome includes the window TCCAGCGTTTTGCTAATGAGCACTGGGGAAAGAGGATAAAGCTGCGCCAGAAAGATTTTTCCTCGGACAATACCGCGTTGCCGACGGAGGGCTATACCACGCAGCTCATCGAAGGGATCAATCCCGCCCGCACCAGCTGGGCCATTGTTCGTACCTATACGCGAACAACACCGTGACCATGTGTTTTATGCTTTGTTCTCTGCAATATTGTGCTAAGTTGAGCCTCAAAAACGGAGACTAGATTATGGCCAGTTCCACCAAATTATTTCATATCGCAGGTATCCCCATCAAAGTGCATATATCCCTATGGATTATGCTGCCCATGTTGGTTTTAATGGGATCCTCACAAGCAGGGGTTATCAGCAGGCTGATTTTTTGTATCGGTGTTTTTGCCAGTATTGCCGCTCATGAAATGGGGCATTCCCTTATTGCCCAGCGTTTTGGTATTCGAGTAACTGAAATTCTTCTGCTTCCTATAGGCGGTATGGCGCAACTGGAACGTGAACCGCATAACTGGAAAGAAGAAATGTGGATTTCCATTGCAGGACCGGCCACCAGTCTGCTGTTGAGTCTGATTTTTGGCTTTGTTTGTTTTATGATCGCATTGCAGACACAGGTTCCGCCCAGCTATCTGTTTTATCATCCTTTTTATTCTATACTGGTTAATCTGGCCATTACCAATCTCATACTGGCACTGTTCAATCTGCTGCCATCTTTCCCCATGGATGGCGGTCGTATTTTCAGGGCCTTTATGACGCCGCGTGTGGGGAAGCTGGATGCGACACGCAGAGCCTCGCAAATTGGCCGTTTCATGGCCATCGCCTTTGGTGTTTTAGGCCTGTTGCTGCCCAACATTATGCTGATTGCCATCGCAGTTTTTATCTATTTCTCGGCAACGGCCGAGTATAAAGCGATGCAGTTTCATGACGGCTTTAAAAAGGCGGTGTTCAGCTGGAACGGCATGGCCGGGGGACGTCGTTCGGCTTCACAGGCCCATCCTTTTGTTGGTCAGAGCAAGCCACCGTCTTCGCAACCACGGGTTGCCGATGATGTGCATGTCAGTCCACCGCCCTACGAGAAGGCCAAGAAAAAAACAAAAGACCCGCAAAATGTTTTTGATGACCTCTATTCCAAATGGAAGTAGCGAGGAGAGGTCGTTTTTCATCGTACGGGTATTAAAAGGATGCTATGGGCGGCGCTTTTTACATCATCTTAAATGGACAAGTGGAAGTCTTTGACTACAAGCCTGACCAGTCCATAAACAGTTTTGCCGTGCTTAAAACGGGCAACATGGTGGGCGAAATCGGAGCCGTTCTGAGGCAGCCGCGAACGGCATTTGTACGAACCCGGACAGCTTGTTGTCTGCTGAGGTATTCCGGCACTTTTTTTGA containing:
- a CDS encoding cyclic nucleotide-binding domain-containing protein, whose translation is MGGAFYIILNGQVEVFDYKPDQSINSFAVLKTGNMVGEIGAVLRQPRTAFVRTRTACCLLRYSGTFFDTVEANRQDLAVKMYKSMLRVLGDRINHQNELLHGDITGGEGQ